The Kitasatospora paranensis genome has a window encoding:
- a CDS encoding hemolysin family protein, translated as MSGESTSFLVGALLLVVVGWFAACAEAGISRVSRFRAEEAVRAGRRGSGRLLTLASDPIRYLNLATLIRVACEMAAAVLVTVVCVRSLDRTWQAVLLAVGVMVLVSFVAVGVSPRTIGRQHPLTTVTWASFVLLPLARILGPIPRLLILLGNALTPGKGYREGPFASEAELRALVDLAEKDDLIEDEERRMVHSVFELGDTIVREVMVPRTDLVMIERHKTVRQALTLALRSGFSRMPVVGDNEDDVVGIVYLKDLVRRTHVNRDAEAEQVGQVMRPAVFVPDTKPAGDLLREMQQMRSHVAIVIDEYGGTAGLVTIEDILEEIVGEITDEYDREIAPVEDLGDGSYRITARLLVEDLGELFGLELEDEDVETVGGLLAKCLGRVPIPGSSCDVPVPDEEVTDLVAIRLSAESSAGRRNRIGTIVAAPVRQPAQAGRGEAS; from the coding sequence GTGAGCGGTGAAAGTACGAGCTTCCTCGTCGGGGCTCTGCTGCTGGTGGTGGTCGGCTGGTTCGCGGCGTGCGCCGAGGCCGGCATCTCCCGGGTGTCCCGGTTCCGCGCCGAGGAGGCGGTCCGGGCCGGCCGCCGGGGGTCGGGGCGGCTGCTCACGCTGGCCTCCGACCCCATCCGCTACCTCAACCTGGCCACCCTGATCCGGGTGGCGTGCGAGATGGCGGCGGCCGTCCTGGTCACGGTGGTCTGCGTGCGCAGCCTGGACCGGACGTGGCAGGCGGTGCTGCTGGCGGTCGGCGTGATGGTGCTGGTGTCGTTCGTGGCGGTCGGCGTCTCGCCGCGCACCATCGGCCGCCAGCACCCGCTGACCACGGTGACCTGGGCCTCCTTCGTGCTGCTGCCGCTGGCCCGGATCCTCGGTCCGATCCCGCGGCTGCTGATCCTGCTGGGCAACGCGCTCACCCCGGGCAAGGGCTACCGGGAGGGCCCGTTCGCCTCCGAGGCGGAGCTGCGCGCCCTGGTCGACCTCGCCGAGAAGGACGACCTGATCGAGGACGAGGAGCGCCGCATGGTGCACTCGGTCTTCGAGCTGGGCGACACCATCGTCCGCGAGGTGATGGTGCCCCGGACGGACCTGGTGATGATCGAGCGCCACAAGACCGTCCGGCAGGCGCTCACGCTGGCGCTGCGGTCCGGTTTCTCGCGGATGCCGGTGGTCGGCGACAACGAGGACGACGTGGTCGGCATCGTCTACCTCAAGGACCTGGTGCGGCGCACCCACGTGAACCGGGACGCCGAGGCGGAGCAGGTCGGCCAGGTGATGCGCCCGGCCGTCTTCGTCCCGGACACCAAACCGGCCGGGGACCTGCTGCGCGAGATGCAGCAGATGCGCTCGCACGTGGCGATCGTGATCGACGAGTACGGCGGCACCGCAGGCCTGGTCACCATCGAGGACATCCTGGAGGAGATCGTCGGCGAGATCACCGACGAGTACGACCGGGAGATCGCCCCGGTCGAGGACCTCGGGGACGGCTCCTACCGGATCACCGCCCGGCTGCTGGTCGAGGACCTCGGCGAGCTGTTCGGCCTGGAGCTGGAGGACGAGGACGTCGAGACGGTCGGCGGCCTGCTGGCCAAGTGCCTGGGCCGGGTCCCGATCCCCGGGTCGTCGTGCGACGTGCCGGTGCCGGACGAGGAGGTGACCGACCTGGTGGCGATCCGGCTGAGCGCGGAGAGCTCCGCGGGCCGCCGCAACCGGATCGGGACCATCGTCGCGGCACCCGTCCGCCAGCCCGCCCAGGCAGGGCGCGGCGAGGCCTCGTAG
- the ybeY gene encoding rRNA maturation RNase YbeY produces MSIDIANESGWDADEEAILDIARYALDKMRIHPQSELSVILIDSDAMAELHVQWMDLPGPTDVMSFPMDELRPGKEGEDLPQGLLGDIVLCPEVAKEQGLAAPSKHSMDEELQLLTVHGVLHVLGYDHEEPEEEQEMFGLQKRILDDWRSGRGLSGISPAPTTH; encoded by the coding sequence ATGTCGATCGACATCGCCAACGAGTCCGGGTGGGACGCCGACGAGGAAGCCATCCTCGACATCGCCCGCTACGCCCTCGACAAGATGCGGATCCACCCGCAGTCCGAGCTCTCCGTGATCCTCATCGACAGCGACGCGATGGCGGAGCTGCACGTCCAGTGGATGGACCTGCCCGGTCCCACCGACGTGATGTCCTTCCCGATGGACGAGCTGCGGCCCGGCAAGGAGGGCGAGGACCTGCCGCAGGGCCTGCTCGGCGACATCGTCCTCTGCCCGGAGGTCGCCAAGGAGCAGGGCCTCGCGGCGCCCTCGAAGCACTCCATGGACGAGGAGCTCCAGCTGCTCACCGTCCACGGGGTGCTGCACGTCCTCGGCTACGACCACGAGGAGCCGGAGGAGGAGCAGGAGATGTTCGGGCTGCAGAAGCGCATCCTGGACGACTGGCGCTCCGGCCGCGGGCTGTCGGGGATCTCCCCGGCGCCGACCACCCACTGA
- a CDS encoding ribonuclease Z, which produces MSQRELVVLGTASQVPTRHRNHNGYLLRWDGEGLLFDPGEGTQRQMLHAGVSATQITRIAVTHFHGDHCLGLAGVVQRINLDRVPHPVDAYYPASGQVFFDRLRHASAFYETAELRPRPIEDAGPLSAPGAPFELAAVRLSHPVESFGYRLTEPDSRRMVPERLAALGVRGPAVGLLQQQGRIELDGRTVTLDEVSESRPGQRFAFVMDTRLCDGVAELAEGADMLVIEATFVDADAHLAQEHGHLTAVQAARAAAEAGVGTLVLTHFSQRYPHLDQHLAEARKHFDGEVVVAEDLARVPVPRRRG; this is translated from the coding sequence GTGTCGCAGCGCGAGCTCGTCGTCCTCGGCACCGCCAGCCAGGTGCCCACCCGGCACCGCAACCACAACGGCTACCTGCTGCGCTGGGACGGCGAGGGCCTGCTCTTCGACCCGGGCGAGGGCACCCAGCGGCAGATGCTGCACGCCGGGGTCAGCGCCACCCAGATCACCCGGATCGCGGTCACGCACTTCCACGGCGACCACTGCCTCGGCCTGGCCGGCGTGGTGCAGCGGATCAACCTGGACCGGGTGCCGCACCCGGTGGACGCCTACTACCCCGCCTCCGGCCAGGTCTTCTTCGACCGGCTGCGGCACGCCTCCGCCTTCTACGAGACGGCCGAGCTGCGGCCGCGACCGATCGAGGACGCCGGGCCGCTGTCGGCGCCGGGCGCGCCGTTCGAGCTCGCGGCCGTCCGCCTCTCGCACCCGGTGGAGTCCTTCGGCTACCGGCTGACCGAGCCGGACAGCCGCCGGATGGTCCCGGAGCGGCTGGCCGCGCTCGGGGTGCGCGGCCCGGCGGTCGGCCTCCTGCAGCAGCAGGGCCGGATCGAGCTGGACGGCCGGACGGTCACCCTGGACGAGGTCAGCGAGAGCCGCCCCGGCCAGCGCTTCGCCTTCGTGATGGACACCCGGCTGTGCGACGGCGTCGCGGAGCTCGCCGAGGGCGCGGACATGCTGGTCATCGAGGCGACCTTCGTGGACGCCGACGCCCACCTCGCACAGGAGCACGGCCACCTCACCGCCGTGCAGGCCGCGCGGGCCGCCGCCGAGGCGGGCGTCGGGACACTGGTGCTCACCCACTTCTCGCAGCGCTACCCGCACCTCGACCAGCACCTGGCGGAGGCCCGCAAGCACTTCGACGGCGAGGTCGTGGTGGCCGAGGACCTCGCCCGGGTGCCGGTGCCCCGGCGCCGGGGCTGA
- a CDS encoding histidine triad nucleotide-binding protein encodes MAGEAQPDCLFCKIVAGEIPATVVRETERTVAFRDINPQAPTHVLVIPKVHYPNAAALAAADPAVTAELLTEAGRVAEDEKIDGNGYRMIFNTGAGAGQTVFHAHVHVLGGAPLREGLV; translated from the coding sequence ATGGCCGGCGAGGCGCAGCCCGACTGCCTGTTCTGCAAGATCGTGGCGGGCGAGATCCCGGCGACGGTCGTCCGGGAGACCGAGCGGACGGTGGCCTTCCGCGACATCAACCCGCAGGCGCCGACCCACGTGCTGGTGATCCCCAAGGTGCACTACCCGAACGCCGCGGCGCTGGCCGCCGCCGACCCGGCGGTCACCGCCGAGCTGCTCACCGAGGCCGGCCGGGTCGCCGAGGACGAGAAGATCGACGGCAACGGCTACCGGATGATCTTCAACACGGGCGCGGGCGCCGGCCAGACGGTCTTCCACGCGCACGTGCACGTGCTCGGCGGCGCCCCGCTGCGCGAGGGCCTGGTCTGA
- a CDS encoding RDD family protein, whose translation MDFLVVLGPGLAAATRVPKLWPVMVLAVPLVLSFANQVLLARLTGCSVGKFLVATRVVRKGDGGRPGTWRLARRWFVAGLLGWAVVVVNAVFDSRDGFDAPDDLEGVLIVRRKHLRERLG comes from the coding sequence TTGGACTTCCTCGTCGTGCTGGGGCCGGGCCTGGCCGCCGCGACCCGGGTACCGAAGCTCTGGCCGGTCATGGTGCTGGCCGTGCCGCTGGTCCTCTCGTTCGCCAACCAGGTGCTGCTGGCCCGGCTGACCGGCTGCAGCGTCGGCAAGTTCCTGGTCGCCACCCGGGTGGTCCGCAAGGGCGACGGCGGCCGGCCCGGCACCTGGCGGCTGGCCCGGCGCTGGTTCGTCGCGGGGCTGCTCGGCTGGGCCGTGGTGGTCGTCAACGCGGTGTTCGACTCCCGGGACGGGTTCGACGCACCGGACGACCTGGAGGGCGTCCTGATCGTCCGCCGCAAGCACCTGCGCGAACGCCTCGGATAG